Proteins from a genomic interval of Trifolium pratense cultivar HEN17-A07 linkage group LG6, ARS_RC_1.1, whole genome shotgun sequence:
- the LOC123888251 gene encoding dehydrodolichyl diphosphate synthase complex subunit NUS1-like isoform X5, with amino-acid sequence MELITCIILLLLLDILGFNYYGTFCKSLSAHGKLQYLAIVIESEDAHQTSKVVKLLQWLDSVGVKNVCLYDMNGMKGVLKKSKETIFQTLKNAKSIEEVNEDVTHHAPDHMTLEFVSYVDGKEAVAKAANLIFVKNFKQHNIGGVLDHQISLEPHLNQALQIVGCKGPEPDLLLVYGPVRSHLGFPAWRIRYTEIVHMGSLNFMRYGSLIKAIYNFTKVRHNYDFPKASSQPSTRNK; translated from the exons ATGGAGCTCATAACTTGTATCATATTATTGTTGCT ATTGGATATCTTGGGCTTCAACTATTATGGTACTTTCTGCAAATCATTGTCAGCGCATG GAAAGCTTCAGTACCTTGCCATTGTCATAGAGAGTGAAGATGCTCATCAGACATCAAAAGTGGTTAAGCTTTTGCAGTGGCTGGACTCGGTTGGTGTAAAAAATGTATGCCTCTATGACATGAATGGTATGAAAG GAGTGTTGAAAAAGTCAAAGGAAACCATATTTCAAACATTAAAGAATGCAAAATCCATAGAg GAAGTTAATGAAGATGTAACACACCATGCACCAGATCACATGACCCTAGAATTTGTTTCTTATGTGGATGGGAAGGAAGCAGTGGCCAAAGCAGCTAACTTGATTTTTGTTAAGAATTTTAAGCAACATAACATAGGTGGAGTCCTTGATCATCAAATATCGTTAGAGCCTCACCTGAATCAGGCACTTCAAATTGTTG GTTGCAAAGGCCCTGAACCTGACCTTTTACTGGTTTACGGACCCGTGAGGAGCCATCTTGGTTTTCCTGCATGGAGAATTCGGTATACAGAGATCGT ACATATGGGATCTTTGAACTTCATGAGATACGGTTCCTTGATAAAAGCCATTTACAACTTCACAAAAGTGCGCCATAATTATG ACTTTCCAAAAGCTAGCTCACAGCCTTCAACTagaaataaataa
- the LOC123888251 gene encoding dehydrodolichyl diphosphate synthase complex subunit NUS1-like isoform X6, translating to MNFRDGAHNLYHIIVAIGYLGLQLLWYFLQIIVSAWYYILIAGNIFESYFISYGVLKKYKSLHIGKLQYLAIVIESEDAHQTSKVVKLLQWLDSVGVKNVCLYDMNGMKGVLKKSKETIFQTLKNAKSIEEVNEDVTHHAPDHMTLEFVSYVDGKEAVAKAANLIFVKNFKQHNIGGVLDHQISLEPHLNQALQIVGCKGPEPDLLLVYGPVRSHLGFPAWRIRYTEIVFIFRSFS from the exons ATGAATTTCAGAGATGGAGCTCATAACTTGTATCATATTATTGTTGCT ATTGGATATCTTGGGCTTCAACTATTATGGTACTTTCTGCAAATCATTGTCAGCGCATGGTATTACATATTAATCGCAGGTAATATATTTGAAAGCTATTTCATCTCTTATGGAGTATTGAAGAAATACAAGTCTCTTCATATAGGAAAGCTTCAGTACCTTGCCATTGTCATAGAGAGTGAAGATGCTCATCAGACATCAAAAGTGGTTAAGCTTTTGCAGTGGCTGGACTCGGTTGGTGTAAAAAATGTATGCCTCTATGACATGAATGGTATGAAAG GAGTGTTGAAAAAGTCAAAGGAAACCATATTTCAAACATTAAAGAATGCAAAATCCATAGAg GAAGTTAATGAAGATGTAACACACCATGCACCAGATCACATGACCCTAGAATTTGTTTCTTATGTGGATGGGAAGGAAGCAGTGGCCAAAGCAGCTAACTTGATTTTTGTTAAGAATTTTAAGCAACATAACATAGGTGGAGTCCTTGATCATCAAATATCGTTAGAGCCTCACCTGAATCAGGCACTTCAAATTGTTG GTTGCAAAGGCCCTGAACCTGACCTTTTACTGGTTTACGGACCCGTGAGGAGCCATCTTGGTTTTCCTGCATGGAGAATTCGGTATACAGAGATCGT CTTCATTTTTCGGTCTTTTAGTTGA
- the LOC123888251 gene encoding dehydrodolichyl diphosphate synthase complex subunit NUS1-like isoform X4 has protein sequence MNFRDGAHNLYHIIVAIGYLGLQLLWYFLQIIVSAWYYILIAGNIFESYFISYGVLKKYKSLHIGKLQYLAIVIESEDAHQTSKVVKLLQWLDSVGVKNVCLYDMNGVLKKSKETIFQTLKNAKSIEEVNEDVTHHAPDHMTLEFVSYVDGKEAVAKAANLIFVKNFKQHNIGGVLDHQISLEPHLNQALQIVGCKGPEPDLLLVYGPVRSHLGFPAWRIRYTEIVHMGSLNFMRYGSLIKAIYNFTKVRHNYGT, from the exons ATGAATTTCAGAGATGGAGCTCATAACTTGTATCATATTATTGTTGCT ATTGGATATCTTGGGCTTCAACTATTATGGTACTTTCTGCAAATCATTGTCAGCGCATGGTATTACATATTAATCGCAGGTAATATATTTGAAAGCTATTTCATCTCTTATGGAGTATTGAAGAAATACAAGTCTCTTCATATAGGAAAGCTTCAGTACCTTGCCATTGTCATAGAGAGTGAAGATGCTCATCAGACATCAAAAGTGGTTAAGCTTTTGCAGTGGCTGGACTCGGTTGGTGTAAAAAATGTATGCCTCTATGACATGAATG GAGTGTTGAAAAAGTCAAAGGAAACCATATTTCAAACATTAAAGAATGCAAAATCCATAGAg GAAGTTAATGAAGATGTAACACACCATGCACCAGATCACATGACCCTAGAATTTGTTTCTTATGTGGATGGGAAGGAAGCAGTGGCCAAAGCAGCTAACTTGATTTTTGTTAAGAATTTTAAGCAACATAACATAGGTGGAGTCCTTGATCATCAAATATCGTTAGAGCCTCACCTGAATCAGGCACTTCAAATTGTTG GTTGCAAAGGCCCTGAACCTGACCTTTTACTGGTTTACGGACCCGTGAGGAGCCATCTTGGTTTTCCTGCATGGAGAATTCGGTATACAGAGATCGT ACATATGGGATCTTTGAACTTCATGAGATACGGTTCCTTGATAAAAGCCATTTACAACTTCACAAAAGTGCGCCATAATTATG GTACGTAG
- the LOC123888251 gene encoding dehydrodolichyl diphosphate synthase complex subunit NUS1-like isoform X7 yields the protein MELITCIILLLLLDILGFNYYGTFCKSLSAHGKLQYLAIVIESEDAHQTSKVVKLLQWLDSVGVKNVCLYDMNGVLKKSKETIFQTLKNAKSIEEVNEDVTHHAPDHMTLEFVSYVDGKEAVAKAANLIFVKNFKQHNIGGVLDHQISLEPHLNQALQIVGCKGPEPDLLLVYGPVRSHLGFPAWRIRYTEIVHMGSLNFMRYGSLIKAIYNFTKVRHNYDFPKASSQPSTRNK from the exons ATGGAGCTCATAACTTGTATCATATTATTGTTGCT ATTGGATATCTTGGGCTTCAACTATTATGGTACTTTCTGCAAATCATTGTCAGCGCATG GAAAGCTTCAGTACCTTGCCATTGTCATAGAGAGTGAAGATGCTCATCAGACATCAAAAGTGGTTAAGCTTTTGCAGTGGCTGGACTCGGTTGGTGTAAAAAATGTATGCCTCTATGACATGAATG GAGTGTTGAAAAAGTCAAAGGAAACCATATTTCAAACATTAAAGAATGCAAAATCCATAGAg GAAGTTAATGAAGATGTAACACACCATGCACCAGATCACATGACCCTAGAATTTGTTTCTTATGTGGATGGGAAGGAAGCAGTGGCCAAAGCAGCTAACTTGATTTTTGTTAAGAATTTTAAGCAACATAACATAGGTGGAGTCCTTGATCATCAAATATCGTTAGAGCCTCACCTGAATCAGGCACTTCAAATTGTTG GTTGCAAAGGCCCTGAACCTGACCTTTTACTGGTTTACGGACCCGTGAGGAGCCATCTTGGTTTTCCTGCATGGAGAATTCGGTATACAGAGATCGT ACATATGGGATCTTTGAACTTCATGAGATACGGTTCCTTGATAAAAGCCATTTACAACTTCACAAAAGTGCGCCATAATTATG ACTTTCCAAAAGCTAGCTCACAGCCTTCAACTagaaataaataa
- the LOC123888251 gene encoding dehydrodolichyl diphosphate synthase complex subunit NUS1-like isoform X3, with the protein MNFRDGAHNLYHIIVAIGYLGLQLLWYFLQIIVSAWYYILIAGNIFESYFISYGVLKKYKSLHIGKLQYLAIVIESEDAHQTSKVVKLLQWLDSVGVKNVCLYDMNGMKGVLKKSKETIFQTLKNAKSIEEVNEDVTHHAPDHMTLEFVSYVDGKEAVAKAANLIFVKNFKQHNIGGVLDHQISLEPHLNQALQIVGCKGPEPDLLLVYGPVRSHLGFPAWRIRYTEIVHMGSLNFMRYGSLIKAIYNFTKVRHNYGT; encoded by the exons ATGAATTTCAGAGATGGAGCTCATAACTTGTATCATATTATTGTTGCT ATTGGATATCTTGGGCTTCAACTATTATGGTACTTTCTGCAAATCATTGTCAGCGCATGGTATTACATATTAATCGCAGGTAATATATTTGAAAGCTATTTCATCTCTTATGGAGTATTGAAGAAATACAAGTCTCTTCATATAGGAAAGCTTCAGTACCTTGCCATTGTCATAGAGAGTGAAGATGCTCATCAGACATCAAAAGTGGTTAAGCTTTTGCAGTGGCTGGACTCGGTTGGTGTAAAAAATGTATGCCTCTATGACATGAATGGTATGAAAG GAGTGTTGAAAAAGTCAAAGGAAACCATATTTCAAACATTAAAGAATGCAAAATCCATAGAg GAAGTTAATGAAGATGTAACACACCATGCACCAGATCACATGACCCTAGAATTTGTTTCTTATGTGGATGGGAAGGAAGCAGTGGCCAAAGCAGCTAACTTGATTTTTGTTAAGAATTTTAAGCAACATAACATAGGTGGAGTCCTTGATCATCAAATATCGTTAGAGCCTCACCTGAATCAGGCACTTCAAATTGTTG GTTGCAAAGGCCCTGAACCTGACCTTTTACTGGTTTACGGACCCGTGAGGAGCCATCTTGGTTTTCCTGCATGGAGAATTCGGTATACAGAGATCGT ACATATGGGATCTTTGAACTTCATGAGATACGGTTCCTTGATAAAAGCCATTTACAACTTCACAAAAGTGCGCCATAATTATG GTACGTAG
- the LOC123888251 gene encoding uncharacterized protein LOC123888251 isoform X9 yields the protein MNFRDGAHNLYHIIVAIGYLGLQLLWYFLQIIVSAWYYILIAGNIFESYFISYGVLKKYKSLHIGKLQYLAIVIESEDAHQTSKVVKLLQWLDSVGVKNVCLYDMNGMKGVLKKSKETIFQTLKNAKSIEEVNEDVTHHAPDHMTLEFVSYVDGKEAVAKAANLIFVKNFKQHNIGGVLDHQISLEPHLNQALQIVAKALNLTFYWFTDP from the exons ATGAATTTCAGAGATGGAGCTCATAACTTGTATCATATTATTGTTGCT ATTGGATATCTTGGGCTTCAACTATTATGGTACTTTCTGCAAATCATTGTCAGCGCATGGTATTACATATTAATCGCAGGTAATATATTTGAAAGCTATTTCATCTCTTATGGAGTATTGAAGAAATACAAGTCTCTTCATATAGGAAAGCTTCAGTACCTTGCCATTGTCATAGAGAGTGAAGATGCTCATCAGACATCAAAAGTGGTTAAGCTTTTGCAGTGGCTGGACTCGGTTGGTGTAAAAAATGTATGCCTCTATGACATGAATGGTATGAAAG GAGTGTTGAAAAAGTCAAAGGAAACCATATTTCAAACATTAAAGAATGCAAAATCCATAGAg GAAGTTAATGAAGATGTAACACACCATGCACCAGATCACATGACCCTAGAATTTGTTTCTTATGTGGATGGGAAGGAAGCAGTGGCCAAAGCAGCTAACTTGATTTTTGTTAAGAATTTTAAGCAACATAACATAGGTGGAGTCCTTGATCATCAAATATCGTTAGAGCCTCACCTGAATCAGGCACTTCAAATT GTTGCAAAGGCCCTGAACCTGACCTTTTACTGGTTTACGGACCCGTGA
- the LOC123888250 gene encoding auxin-induced protein 15A-like → MGFRLPAIRRASSKAVNVPKGYLAVYVGEKMKRFVIPMSYLNQLSFQDLLGQVEEEFGYDHPMGGLTIPCTEDAFLHITSRLNGL, encoded by the coding sequence ATGGGTTTCCGTTTACCTGCCATTAGACGTGCTTCTTCAAAAGCTGTGAATGTCCCAAAAGGATATCTTGCAGTCTATGTTGGAGAAAAAATGAAGCGGTTTGTGATCCCTATGTCTTACTTGAACCAACTGTCATTTCAAGACTTGCTGGGTCAAGTAGAGGAAGAATTTGGATACGATCATCCGATGGGTGGCCTCACAATTCCTTGCACAGAAGATGCTTTCTTGCATATCACTTCTCGCTTGAATGGACTATAA
- the LOC123888246 gene encoding ubiquitin carboxyl-terminal hydrolase 5 has protein sequence MAEESMCCSNSFELSPDEERIMIRDIAISSQANTKEGDTFFIITQRWWQHWIEYVNQDQTNPSYDGSSFHEHSDLARSSSLKRPADIDNYDLIDNTGPEDSSTGIEIHDTLLEGRDYVLLPQEVWDQLFKWYGGGPTLARKVISSGLSQTEFAVEVYPLRLQLLVLPKNVQSSIRISKKETIGQLHKKACEIFDLQLDQVRIWDYYGHQRHALMNDMNKTLDDVNLQMDQDILVEVVNITNNTSFAQENGSAHRETNSVLVEPSKFAGGLSTSKGASRGNNIELSSSQKLNSPVRDSENPYGTLGVTTRGSFGGLTGLLNLGNTCFMNSAIQCLVHTPEFARYFREDYHQEINWQNPLGMVGELALAFGELLRKLWAPGRTPIAPRPFKAKLARFAPQFSGHNQHDSQELLAFLLDGLHEDLNRVKHKPYIKSRDADGRPDEEVADEYWANHIARNDSIIVDVCQGQYKSTLVCPVCNKVSVTFDPFMYLSLPLQSATNRAMTVTVFSCDGSTQPSPCTVTVPKQGRCKDLIQALSNACSLKHNERLVLVEVRNHLIHRYFEDPLQLLSSIKDDDRLAAYKITKMDKNTKYLQLIHRRRDSDSQTISGWKPYGTPIVSVISCDDTITRGDIQVLVNRILSPLLLKGGNAAASAEINTVSNSINKDTTVSKATQLPTLPLLLVDDNNACIDLSMGEDKVVKLSPSSARVLVYIDWSQKLLEKYDTHPLETLPEVLKYGPVTKKARTEPLSLYTCLEAFLREEPLVPEDMWYCPKCKERRQASKKLDLWRLPEVLVIHLKRFSYSRSMKHKLETFVNFPIHDFDLTNYIANKNNSQRQVYELYALTNHYGSMGSGHYTAHIKLLDENRWYNFDDSHISLISEDEVNTAAAYVLFYRRVKTDDEIVSNGD, from the exons ATGGCAGAAGAGTCGATGTGTTGCAGCAACAGTTTTGAGCTGAGCCCAGATGAAGAAAGGATCATGATCAGAGACATTGCGATTTCTTCTCAAGCTAATACCAAAGAAGGCGAcactttcttcatcatcactcagag ATGGTGGCAACATTGGATTGAATATGTGAACCAAGACCAGACAAACCCTTCTTACGATGGATCTTCCTTTCATGAACATAGCGATTTGGCCAGGTCAAGTTCTTTAAAGAGGCCAGCTGATATTGATAATTATGATTTGATAGATAATACCGGACCAGAGGACTCTAGTACGGGTATCGAAATTCATGATACACTTCTAGAAGGGCGTGACTATGTATTACTTCCCCAAGAGGTTTGGGACCAATTATTTAAATG GTACGGCGGCGGACCTACATTGGCGAGGAAAGTTATTAGTTCAGGACTTTCCCAGACAGAATTTGCAGTAGAGGTGTATCCTTTACGGCTTCAATTACTTGTGTTGCCAAAAAATGTCCAATCCTCTATAAGAATAAGCAAGAAG GAAACGATTGGACAGTTACACAAGAAAGCGTGTGAAATATTTGATCTTCAGTTAGACCAA GTGCGCATTTGGGATTACTATGGCCATCAGAGGCATGCCTTGATGAATGACATGAACAAAACTCTAGATGATGTCAATCTACAAATGGACCAAGAT ATTCTTGTTGAGGTGGTTAACATCACAAATAACACAAGTTTTGCTCAAGAAAATGGATCAGCACATAGGGAAACAAATTCTGTTCTTGTGGAGCCTTCAAAATTTGCTGGTGGCCTGTCTACCAGCAAGGGTGCATCTAGAGGCAACAATATTGAACTTTCTTCATCTCAGAAACTAAATTCTCCGGTCAGAGATTCGGAAAACCCTTATGGAACTCTTGGTGTCACCACAAGAGGTTCATTCGGTGGTCTCACTGGATTGCTAAATCTTGGCAATACTTGTTTCATGAATAGTGCAATACAGTGCCTTGTTCATACACCAGAATTTGCTAGGTACTTTAGGGAGGACTATCATCAAGAGATAAATTGGCAAAATCCACTCGGCATGGTG GGTGAACTAGCCCTAGCATTCGGTGAGTTGCTTCGAAAACTATGGGCACCTGGGAGAACCCCAATTGCTCCTCGGCCTTTTAAAGCAAAGCTTGCTCGCTTTGCACCTCAGTTCAGTGGGCACAACCAACACGATTCTCAG gAGCTTTTAGCATTTCTACTGGATGGTCTCCATGAGGACTTAAATCGTGTAAAGCACAAACCATATATAAAGTCTCGAGATGCTGATGGCCGTCCTGATGAAGAAGTGGCTGATGAGTATTGGGCAAACCATATTGCTCGTAATGATTCCATAATTGTTGATGTGTGTCAG GGACAATACAAGTCGACTTTGGTTTGTCCAGTTTGCAACAAGGTCTCTGTCACATTTGATCCTTTCATGTACCTTTCCCTGCCTCTCCAGTCCGCCACCAATAGGGCCATGACAGTGACGGTTTTTAGTTGTGATGGTTCTACCCAGCCATCTCCGTGTACAGTAACTGTGCCCAAGCAGGGACGGTGCAAAGATCTCATACAAGCACTTAGCAATGCTTGCTCATTGAAGCATAATGAGAGGCTAGTGCTTGTGGAG GTACGGAACCATTTGATCCATAGATATTTTGAAGATCCTCTTCAATTGTTGTCCTCAATTAAAGATGATGACCGTCTTGCCGCATACAAGATTACAAAGATGGACAAAAACACAAAGTACCTGCAGTTGATACATCGCCGCAGAGATAGTGACTCACAGACCATTTCAGGATGGAAACCGTATGGAACACCTATTGTTTCAGTGATCTCATGTGATGATACAATCACAAGAGGTGACATACAAGTACTAGTTAATCGTATACTCTCTCCTCTTCTATTGAAAGGTGGCAATGCAGCTGCTTCTGCTGAAATCAACACAGTGTCGAATTCAATAAATAAGGATACTACCGTTTCAAAGGCAACCCAACTACCAACATTACCTCTACTATTGGTAGATGATAATAATGCTTGTATTGATCTTTCAATGGGAGAGGATAAAGTAGTTAAACTGTCACCATCATCAGCAAGAGTTCTAGTGTATATTGATTGGTCTCAGAAGCTTTTGGAGAAGTATGATACTCATCCACTTGAGACTTTGCCAGAAGTTTTGAAATATGGCCCAGTAACCAAGAAAGCTCGTACCGAACCTCTCTCCTTGTACACTTGCTTGGAAGCTTTTCTGCGTGAAGAACCTTTGGTGCCTGAAGATATGTG GTACTGTCCTAAATGCAAAGAGAGACGGCAAGCAAGCAAAAAGCTTGATTTATGGAGGCTCCCCGAAGTTTTGGTAATTCATTTAAAGAGGTTCTCATACAGCAGGTCAATGAAGCATAAGCTGGAGACATTTGTTAACTTTCCCATTCATGATTTTGATTTAACAAATTACATAGCCAACAAAAACAACTCGCAGCGTCAAGTATATGAACTCTATGCCCTTACGAATCATTATGGTAGTATGGGTAGTGGGCATTATACTGCACATATTAAG CTTTTAGACGAAAACAGGTGGTACAATTTTGATGATAGTCACATATCACTCATAAGTGAAGATGAGGTTAATACTGCCGCCGCCTATGTTCTATTTTACCGGAGGGTGAAAACTGACGATGAAATTGTAAGCAACGGGGATTAG
- the LOC123888249 gene encoding auxin-induced protein 15A-like, whose translation MGFRLPGIRRSSCSKQMEVPKGYLAVYVGEKMKRFLIPVSFLNEPLFQELLSQSEEEFGYSHPMGGLTIPCNEDVFLHTASRLNNL comes from the coding sequence atgGGTTTTCGCTTACCTGGTATTAGACGATCATCATGTAGCAAACAAATGGAAGTGCCAAAAGGCTATCTTGCAGTGTATGTTGGAGAGAAAATGAAGAGGTTCTTGATTCCAGTATCATTCTTGAATGAGCCTTTATTTCAAGAATTGCTAAGCCAATCTGAAGAGGAATTCGGTTACAGTCATCCAATGGGTGGTCTTACAATTCCCTGCAATGAAGATGTCTTCTTACATACAGCTTCTCGCTTGAACAACTTGTAA
- the LOC123888248 gene encoding auxin-induced protein 15A-like gives MGFRLPAAIRRASLSSSQTSSKVSNIPKGYLAVYVGEEMKRFVVPLSYLNQPSFQDLLSQAEEEFGYDHPMGGLTIPCREDVFLNITSRFNGL, from the coding sequence ATGGGTTTCCGTTTACCTGCAGCTATTAGACGGGCATCATTAAGCAGTAGCCAAACATCATCTAAAGTATCAAATATCCCAAAGGGCTATCTTGCAGTGTACGTTGGAGAGGAAATGAAGCGGTTTGTTGTCCCCTTGTCATACTTGAACCAACCTTCATTTCAAGACTTGTTGAGTCAAGCAGAGGAAGAATTTGGATATGATCATCCAATGGGTGGCCTTACAATTCCTTGCAGAGAAGATGTTTTCTTGAATATCACTTCTCGCTTCAATGGACTATAA
- the LOC123888251 gene encoding dehydrodolichyl diphosphate synthase complex subunit NUS1-like isoform X1, with translation MNFRDGAHNLYHIIVAIGYLGLQLLWYFLQIIVSAWYYILIAGNIFESYFISYGVLKKYKSLHIGKLQYLAIVIESEDAHQTSKVVKLLQWLDSVGVKNVCLYDMNGMKGVLKKSKETIFQTLKNAKSIEEVNEDVTHHAPDHMTLEFVSYVDGKEAVAKAANLIFVKNFKQHNIGGVLDHQISLEPHLNQALQIVGCKGPEPDLLLVYGPVRSHLGFPAWRIRYTEIVHMGSLNFMRYGSLIKAIYNFTKVRHNYDFPKASSQPSTRNK, from the exons ATGAATTTCAGAGATGGAGCTCATAACTTGTATCATATTATTGTTGCT ATTGGATATCTTGGGCTTCAACTATTATGGTACTTTCTGCAAATCATTGTCAGCGCATGGTATTACATATTAATCGCAGGTAATATATTTGAAAGCTATTTCATCTCTTATGGAGTATTGAAGAAATACAAGTCTCTTCATATAGGAAAGCTTCAGTACCTTGCCATTGTCATAGAGAGTGAAGATGCTCATCAGACATCAAAAGTGGTTAAGCTTTTGCAGTGGCTGGACTCGGTTGGTGTAAAAAATGTATGCCTCTATGACATGAATGGTATGAAAG GAGTGTTGAAAAAGTCAAAGGAAACCATATTTCAAACATTAAAGAATGCAAAATCCATAGAg GAAGTTAATGAAGATGTAACACACCATGCACCAGATCACATGACCCTAGAATTTGTTTCTTATGTGGATGGGAAGGAAGCAGTGGCCAAAGCAGCTAACTTGATTTTTGTTAAGAATTTTAAGCAACATAACATAGGTGGAGTCCTTGATCATCAAATATCGTTAGAGCCTCACCTGAATCAGGCACTTCAAATTGTTG GTTGCAAAGGCCCTGAACCTGACCTTTTACTGGTTTACGGACCCGTGAGGAGCCATCTTGGTTTTCCTGCATGGAGAATTCGGTATACAGAGATCGT ACATATGGGATCTTTGAACTTCATGAGATACGGTTCCTTGATAAAAGCCATTTACAACTTCACAAAAGTGCGCCATAATTATG ACTTTCCAAAAGCTAGCTCACAGCCTTCAACTagaaataaataa
- the LOC123888251 gene encoding dehydrodolichyl diphosphate synthase complex subunit NUS1-like isoform X2 has product MNFRDGAHNLYHIIVAIGYLGLQLLWYFLQIIVSAWYYILIAGNIFESYFISYGVLKKYKSLHIGKLQYLAIVIESEDAHQTSKVVKLLQWLDSVGVKNVCLYDMNGVLKKSKETIFQTLKNAKSIEEVNEDVTHHAPDHMTLEFVSYVDGKEAVAKAANLIFVKNFKQHNIGGVLDHQISLEPHLNQALQIVGCKGPEPDLLLVYGPVRSHLGFPAWRIRYTEIVHMGSLNFMRYGSLIKAIYNFTKVRHNYDFPKASSQPSTRNK; this is encoded by the exons ATGAATTTCAGAGATGGAGCTCATAACTTGTATCATATTATTGTTGCT ATTGGATATCTTGGGCTTCAACTATTATGGTACTTTCTGCAAATCATTGTCAGCGCATGGTATTACATATTAATCGCAGGTAATATATTTGAAAGCTATTTCATCTCTTATGGAGTATTGAAGAAATACAAGTCTCTTCATATAGGAAAGCTTCAGTACCTTGCCATTGTCATAGAGAGTGAAGATGCTCATCAGACATCAAAAGTGGTTAAGCTTTTGCAGTGGCTGGACTCGGTTGGTGTAAAAAATGTATGCCTCTATGACATGAATG GAGTGTTGAAAAAGTCAAAGGAAACCATATTTCAAACATTAAAGAATGCAAAATCCATAGAg GAAGTTAATGAAGATGTAACACACCATGCACCAGATCACATGACCCTAGAATTTGTTTCTTATGTGGATGGGAAGGAAGCAGTGGCCAAAGCAGCTAACTTGATTTTTGTTAAGAATTTTAAGCAACATAACATAGGTGGAGTCCTTGATCATCAAATATCGTTAGAGCCTCACCTGAATCAGGCACTTCAAATTGTTG GTTGCAAAGGCCCTGAACCTGACCTTTTACTGGTTTACGGACCCGTGAGGAGCCATCTTGGTTTTCCTGCATGGAGAATTCGGTATACAGAGATCGT ACATATGGGATCTTTGAACTTCATGAGATACGGTTCCTTGATAAAAGCCATTTACAACTTCACAAAAGTGCGCCATAATTATG ACTTTCCAAAAGCTAGCTCACAGCCTTCAACTagaaataaataa
- the LOC123888251 gene encoding dehydrodolichyl diphosphate synthase complex subunit NUS1-like isoform X8, protein MELITCIILLLLLDILGFNYYGTFCKSLSAHGKLQYLAIVIESEDAHQTSKVVKLLQWLDSVGVKNVCLYDMNGVLKKSKETIFQTLKNAKSIEEVNEDVTHHAPDHMTLEFVSYVDGKEAVAKAANLIFVKNFKQHNIGGVLDHQISLEPHLNQALQIVGCKGPEPDLLLVYGPVRSHLGFPAWRIRYTEIVHMGSLNFMRYGSLIKAIYNFTKVRHNYGT, encoded by the exons ATGGAGCTCATAACTTGTATCATATTATTGTTGCT ATTGGATATCTTGGGCTTCAACTATTATGGTACTTTCTGCAAATCATTGTCAGCGCATG GAAAGCTTCAGTACCTTGCCATTGTCATAGAGAGTGAAGATGCTCATCAGACATCAAAAGTGGTTAAGCTTTTGCAGTGGCTGGACTCGGTTGGTGTAAAAAATGTATGCCTCTATGACATGAATG GAGTGTTGAAAAAGTCAAAGGAAACCATATTTCAAACATTAAAGAATGCAAAATCCATAGAg GAAGTTAATGAAGATGTAACACACCATGCACCAGATCACATGACCCTAGAATTTGTTTCTTATGTGGATGGGAAGGAAGCAGTGGCCAAAGCAGCTAACTTGATTTTTGTTAAGAATTTTAAGCAACATAACATAGGTGGAGTCCTTGATCATCAAATATCGTTAGAGCCTCACCTGAATCAGGCACTTCAAATTGTTG GTTGCAAAGGCCCTGAACCTGACCTTTTACTGGTTTACGGACCCGTGAGGAGCCATCTTGGTTTTCCTGCATGGAGAATTCGGTATACAGAGATCGT ACATATGGGATCTTTGAACTTCATGAGATACGGTTCCTTGATAAAAGCCATTTACAACTTCACAAAAGTGCGCCATAATTATG GTACGTAG